One window from the genome of Eucalyptus grandis isolate ANBG69807.140 chromosome 7, ASM1654582v1, whole genome shotgun sequence encodes:
- the LOC120295392 gene encoding (-)-germacrene D synthase-like encodes MFSELEFRWAIDAKDGLPEYMQVCYKTLLDLYDEIGYEVTRKGQSYRLFYAKEVMKNHMRTYLAQAKWFQQNYVPTMEEYLPIASLSIGCELLLGTSFLGMGYVVTKSYFDWLLLSDNKMVKASGVISRLMNDIAGHKFEQERGHTASSV; translated from the exons ATGTTTTCTGAACTTGAATTCAGGTGGGCTATCGATGCCAAAGATGGATTGCCCGAGTACATGCAAGTGTGTTACAAGACACTTCTTGATTTGTATGATGAAATTGGCTACGAAGTGACTAGAAAAGGACAATCATACCGCCTCTTCTATGCAAAAGAAGTG ATGAAAAACCATATGAGAACATACTTAGCCCAAGCCAAATGGTTCCAGCAAAACTACGTACCAACGATGGAGGAGTACCTGCCCATTGCATCATTATCCATCGGTTGTGAATTGCTATTAGGGACGTCGTTTCTGGGAATGGGGTATGTCGTAACAAAAAGTTATTTTGACTGGTTATTACTTAGCGACAACAAGATGGTGAAGGCTTCGGGTGTAATCTCTCGGCTCATGAATGACATTGCTGGACATAAG TTTGAGCAAGAGAGAGGACATACGGCATCTTCAGTGTAG